In Phaeodactylum tricornutum CCAP 1055/1 chromosome 21, whole genome shotgun sequence, the following proteins share a genomic window:
- the Rab7 gene encoding predicted protein (Rab-type small GTPase, ortholog of T. pseudonana TPS_110754), which produces MAAHRPKTLKIVILGDSGVGKTSLMNRYSTGKFTGQYKATIGADFLTKQVVVTDAFGQRHVVMLQIWDTAGQERFQSLGVGFYRGADAALLCYDVTDLHSIDNLNHWRQEFLDQVGGSMMVPGLSETAAQFPFAVLGNKVDKVNDRLVPLARAEQWCRDAAGAHSMGSIPFPHFETSAKTAVNVDEAFHEVARLALQYEDYKRRSQPPQLFVPPSVPPIDLRRQTSSTYEERNDTCC; this is translated from the exons ATGGCTGCTCACCGGCCGAAAACATTGAAGATAGTAATCCTCGGTGACTCTGG AGTGGGAAAGACTTCCTTAATGAATCGCTATTCGACTGGGAAATTCACCGGACAGTACAAAGCTACAATCGGGGCCGACTTTTTAACCAAACAGGTCGTCGTTACGGACGCCTTTGGCCAGAGGCATGTTGTCATGTTACAGATATGGGATACAGCAGGCCAAGAAAGGTTCCAATCCTTGGGCGTAGGATTTTATCGGGGAGCCGATGCGGCTTTGCTCTGCTATGACGTAACTGACCTGCACAGTATCGATAATCTTAATCACTGGCGACAGGAATTTCTCGATCAAGTGGGCGGGAGCATGATGGTACCTGGTCTTAGTGAGACAGCTGCGCAATTTCCATTCGCAGTCTTGGGCAACAAAGTCGACAAG GTCAACGACCGATTGGTACCATTAGCTCGTGCCGAACAATGGTGCCGAGATGCAGCCGGTGCACACTCCATGGGCAGCATACCTTTTCCACATTTTGAAACCTCTGCCAAGACTGCCGTAAATGTCGATGAAGCGTTTCATGAAGTGGCACGGCTTGCTTTGCAATACGAAGACTACAAACGGCGGTCGCAACCGCCGCAACTTTTTGTGCCGCCGTCCGTTCCGCCGATCGATTTGCGCCGACAAACGAGTAGCACCTACGAAGAACGAAACGATACGTGCTGCTAA
- a CDS encoding predicted protein: protein MGFLFWLATSVMLMTWIIQITSFPTKVNLRIEKSGVVCLRGSLDYEYVPPNEGLLQFETNLASSYPENTPASLRGEAVRSALRSGQCIGWKLDETPLKFGVVGVNGDGCLSFLNNKLTQTFSASGLVDSLGSFYQACLLNGKGRLVDRLSVAITSVDSGYMLTSPGHAGESLFRKLDPYIFPLDQVELIDSTSSSCIFDLVSTNIEDVRTVFNEQILPRIDLKNNNCFQLPSARQCTMIPLQGGVDPSLLIVPSTSVNSCAAVGYTFCFLNDHEKIGTHVWDFLISDGNTKGPVQIGALEFESLRIESGSVGFEREMLANQKDSFLAPPTPLELHLDYTINMEKGCYLGQEGIASVVKNPRGPPRMLYQVVFDDDFNVYDYQSAGDRSIVENLTRVPRAGDKVFVLGSNAEIEVGVLTSVAEPGSTGEPVTVGLALVRRADSIIKKMKAKNLEINRRIEVDTPMEGGSGMIPPPALDPLDGLEVIIGGGSAVGSLRGVPSRRFRNGRNMFDNIPDFVNQLSQEQDGEFLMANRNSDGTRFQPDAPAAKTAFLPTEDGAANLGDDEDDLKTLQKTAAKARKEAAAAADEARRKAEKMDSLQKRAEEAMARRKEKVRVETAAESTNEDEADSEAKRKAEKMELLKKRAEEAVGRRAQKNQGGG from the coding sequence ATGGGGTTTCTGTTCTGGCTAGCGACGTCCGTGATGTTGATGACTTGGATCATCCAAATCACAtcgtttccaacaaaagtAAATCTTAGAATAGAGAAATCTGGAGTCGTTTGCCTGAGAGGTTCTTTAGACTACGAGTATGTCCCACCAAACGAAGGTTTGTTGCAGTTTGAAACCAATTTAGCGAGCAGTTATCCGGAGAACACACCCGCTTCCTTGCGCGGGGAAGCTGTTCGCAGTGCCTTACGTTCCGGACAGTGTATTGGATGGAAATTGGACGAAACGCCTCTAAAGTTTGGCGTTGTGGGTGTCAATGGCGATGGCTGTTTGAGTTTTCTCAACAACAAATTAACCCAAACGTTTTCCGCCTCTGGTCTCGTAGATTCCCTTGGATCTTTCTACCAGGCTTGTTTGCTGAACGGAAAAGGGCGCCTTGTAGACCGATTATCCGTCGCGATCACGAGTGTCGACTCTGGATACATGTTGACGTCGCCCGGTCACGCAGGAGAAAGTCTTTTTCGCAAGTTGGATCCGTATATTTTTCCCCTCGACCAAGTCGAGCTCATTGATAGCACCAGCTCCTCTTGCATTTTTGACCTCGTTTCAACCAATATCGAAGATGTTCGAACAGTTTTCAACGAGCAAATTTTACCGCGAATTGACCTTAAGAACAACAACTGTTTTCAGCTGCCTTCGGCTCGACAATGTACGATGATTCCTCTACAGGGTGGTGTTGATCCTTCTCTACTCATTGTACCCTCAACAAGCGTCAATTCGTGTGCGGCCGTCGGCTACACCTTTTGCTTCTTAAATGATCACGAAAAGATAGGAACACATGTTTGGGACTTTCTGATTTCGGATGGTAACACGAAAGGACCCGTCCAGATCGGTGCTCTTGAGTTTGAAAGCCTGCGCATCGAATCGGGGTCCGTGGGGTTTGAACGTGAAATGCTGGCCAACCAAAAGGACTCATTTCTTGCACCACCCACGCCGCTAGAATTGCATTTAGATTATACAATCAATATGGAAAAAGGATGTTACCTTGGTCAGGAAGGGATCGCGTCCGTCGTCAAGAATCCAAGAGGGCCACCTCGAATGCTGTATCAGGTTGTTTTCGATGATGATTTCAATGTTTACGATTACCAGTCAGCTGGTGATCGAAGCATCGTGGAAAACTTGACAAGAGTTCCGAGAGCAGGAGACAAAGTGTTTGTGCTGGGCAGCAATGCAGAAATTGAAGTTGGAGTGTTGACGTCAGTTGCCGAGCCAGGGTCCACGGGAGAGCCTGTAACTGTCGGATTAGCGCTGGTCCGACGAGCAGACTCGATCATCAAAAAAATGAAAGCCAAAAACTTGGAAATCAATCGTCGCATTGAGGTAGATACGCCAATGGAGGGTGGTTCTGGAATGATACCTCCGCCTGCTCTTGATCCTTTGGACGGGTTGGAAGTAATCATTGGTGGCGGTTCGGCCGTTGGTTCTTTGCGCGGGGTACCGTCGCGACGATTTCGGAACGGTCGCAATATGTTTGACAATATTCCAGACTTTGTGAACCAATTATCCCAAGAGCAAGATGGTGAATTTCTCATGGCTAATCGTAACAGCGATGGCACTCGGTTCCAACCGGATGCCCCTGCCGCAAAAACTGCTTTTCTGCCAACTGAAGACGGCGCAGCCAACCTTGGcgacgatgaggacgacCTGAAAACCTTACAAAAGACTGCAgcgaaagcaagaaaagaagcCGCAGCAGCGGCGGATGAAGCGAGGCGGAAAGCTGAAAAAATGGATTCGCTGCAAAAGCGTGCGGAAGAGGCGATGGCCCGCCGCAAGGAAAAGGTAAGGGTAGAAACTGCGGCTGAGAGTACCAATGAGGACGAGGCCGATTCAGAAGCAAAGCGCAAGGCTGAAAAGATGGAATTGCTCAAAAAGCGTGCGGAGGAGGCCGTTGGTCGTCGGGCACAAAAGAACCAAGGAGGCGGATAA
- a CDS encoding predicted protein, with translation MLYDYHMDFPEPQFSALSPLHSQAHKFETSSQVISATHPQLFSFLKLCFFFLTCQQGAATLQGGPMVGESGNQDDLIPRALKSGKGSSSSKDPKSSQRSTTLKITVRNLAYLQPMSGFFVMAHNAHATPLFQLGEPATDALATLAEEGDASALVNMFSEMETTGVDQSSIGVFSNGGPLTPFESLTFEVKVSKKYPYVSFASMAINTNDCFIGINARELVPGMSFTVPGYDSGTEENNEDCGFIPGPFCQDINTDSAAAGNGEGVVHVHRGVHGVADLIPAELDWRNPMLLVTVE, from the coding sequence ATGCTGTATGACTACCATATGGACTTTCCCGAACCACAATTCTCCGCTTTGTCTCCTTTGCATTCACAGGCTCATAAATTTGAAACCAGTTCCCAAGTTATTTCAGCAACACATCCACAATTGTTCAGTTTTCTGAAActctgcttctttttccttacCTGCCAGCAAGGTGCTGCAACACTCCAGGGTGGTCCTATGGTCGGGGAATCCGGAAACCAAGACGATCTCATTCCCAGAGCTCTTAAATCGGGTAAGGGATCTTCAAGCTCCAAGGACCCGAAATCTTCTCAACGCTCCACAACACTCAAGATAACTGTGCGCAACTTAGCCTATCTCCAACCCATGTCTGGCTTTTTTGTCATGGCCCACAACGCTCATGCCACTCCGCTCTTCCAGCTTGGCGAACCTGCGACGGATGCGCTTGCAACTCTTGCTGAAGAGGGCGACGCGAGCGCTCTTGTCAACATGTTCAGCGAAATGGAAACCACGGGCGTGGACCAGTCCTCCATCGGTGTGTTCAGTAACGGAGGCCCGTTGACTCCCTTTGAGTCGCTCACCTTTGAGGTCAAGGTTTCAAAAAAGTATCCATACGTGTCCTTTGCGAGTATGGCAATCAACACCAACGACTGCTTTATCGGCATTAACGCCCGCGAACTTGTCCCTGGTATGTCGTTCACGGTTCCCGGCTACGATTCCGGCACGGAGGAAAACAACGAGGATTGCGGCTTCATCCCTGGTCCCTTTTGCCAAGACATTAACACTGACAGTGCCGCCGCTGGAAATGGTGAGGGAGTGGTTCACGTCCATCGTGGCGTGCATGGCGTCGCAGATTTGATCCCCGCCGAGCTTGATTGGCGCAACCCGATGTTGTTGGTGACTGTGGAGTAG